One Alicyclobacillus acidoterrestris DNA window includes the following coding sequences:
- a CDS encoding non-oxidative hydroxyarylic acid decarboxylases subunit B, with amino-acid sequence MKIIVGITGATGAIFGIRLLELLNDAGVETHLVVSPWAKSTIPYETPYSVADVLAMASYTYSHKDQAARISSGSFQVDGMIIAPCSMKTLASIRIGLADNLITRSADVMLKERKKLILMTRETPLNTIHLENMLALSQMGAVIFPPMPAFYNHPETLDDMVNHIVYRVMDQIGLPPEEANRWEGIKSEVRTGGSHDGI; translated from the coding sequence GTGAAAATCATTGTCGGTATTACAGGCGCCACCGGTGCGATATTCGGGATTCGACTCCTCGAATTACTGAACGACGCAGGTGTGGAAACACATCTCGTGGTATCACCGTGGGCAAAATCGACAATTCCGTATGAAACGCCATACTCGGTCGCCGATGTATTGGCGATGGCCAGCTATACCTATTCACACAAAGACCAGGCCGCGAGAATATCGAGCGGATCATTTCAGGTCGACGGGATGATCATCGCGCCTTGCAGTATGAAGACCCTCGCGTCGATTCGCATCGGACTCGCAGACAACTTGATTACAAGATCTGCCGACGTGATGCTCAAAGAGCGCAAGAAACTGATTTTAATGACCCGTGAAACGCCTTTAAACACCATTCATCTGGAAAACATGCTGGCGCTTTCGCAAATGGGCGCCGTGATATTCCCACCGATGCCAGCGTTCTACAATCATCCGGAAACGCTCGATGACATGGTGAACCACATTGTGTACCGTGTGATGGATCAAATCGGATTACCACCCGAAGAGGCCAACCGCTGGGAAGGCATCAAATCGGAAGTAAGAACTGGAGGTTCACACGATGGCATATAA
- a CDS encoding non-oxidative hydroxyarylic acid decarboxylases subunit C has translation MAYKDFRDFLDTLRKEGQLLTIEDEVMPEPDLGSAGRAINNVSDKSPALLFTNINGYQNASVAMNVIGSWPNHALMMGLPKNTPVKEQFFEFARRWDNFPVPVERMDSAPFQEVEINQDVNLFDILPLFRLNQYDGGFYIDKACVISRDPSDPDNFDKQNVGIYRIQVKGRDTLGIQPVPQHDIAVHLRMAEERGENLPVALAIGCEPVITTMAAAPIGYDQSEYEMAGAIQGEPYKVFTLPGTNLDVPWGAEFVLEGEILAGVREFEGPFGEFTGHYSGGRSMPVIRIKRVYHRKNPIFEHLYIGMPWTETDYMVGVNTCVPMYQQLKDAFPNEIVAVNAMYTHGLVAIISTKKRYGGFAKAVGMRAMTTPHGLGYCKLVIVVDETVDPFNLPQVMWALSTKMHPAHDVIILPDMSVLPLDPGSNPAGISHKMILDATTPVAPETRGHYSQPLDAPLATEKWEKIFQDLLSNQ, from the coding sequence ATGGCATATAAGGATTTCCGAGATTTTCTGGACACCCTGCGCAAAGAGGGCCAGTTGCTCACCATTGAAGACGAGGTCATGCCGGAACCCGATTTAGGATCTGCAGGACGCGCCATCAACAACGTCAGCGACAAAAGTCCCGCTCTGCTATTCACCAATATCAACGGATATCAAAACGCGTCGGTCGCCATGAACGTCATCGGATCGTGGCCCAATCACGCGCTGATGATGGGGCTTCCCAAGAACACGCCGGTTAAAGAGCAGTTTTTTGAGTTCGCCCGCCGTTGGGACAACTTCCCGGTTCCGGTCGAGCGCATGGACAGCGCGCCCTTCCAAGAAGTCGAAATCAATCAGGACGTCAACTTGTTCGATATCCTGCCCCTATTCCGCTTGAACCAATACGACGGTGGCTTCTACATCGACAAGGCGTGCGTCATCTCGCGCGACCCGTCTGACCCAGACAACTTCGACAAACAAAACGTCGGCATTTATCGCATCCAGGTCAAGGGCCGCGATACACTTGGCATCCAGCCTGTCCCGCAGCACGACATCGCTGTGCACTTACGCATGGCCGAAGAGCGCGGAGAAAACCTCCCCGTCGCGCTAGCTATCGGCTGTGAACCGGTTATCACCACGATGGCAGCCGCACCAATTGGCTACGACCAGTCGGAATACGAAATGGCCGGTGCCATTCAGGGAGAGCCGTACAAAGTATTTACCTTGCCTGGCACCAACCTGGATGTACCTTGGGGCGCGGAGTTTGTCCTCGAAGGTGAAATCCTGGCCGGCGTGCGCGAATTTGAGGGCCCATTTGGCGAGTTCACAGGTCACTACTCTGGTGGGCGAAGCATGCCTGTCATTCGCATCAAACGGGTATACCATCGCAAGAACCCGATTTTCGAGCACCTCTACATCGGTATGCCATGGACAGAGACGGACTACATGGTCGGCGTCAACACCTGCGTGCCCATGTATCAGCAACTCAAGGACGCGTTCCCGAACGAAATCGTGGCCGTCAATGCCATGTACACGCATGGCCTCGTCGCCATTATCTCGACCAAGAAACGGTACGGTGGGTTTGCCAAAGCAGTCGGCATGCGCGCAATGACGACACCGCACGGCCTCGGATATTGTAAACTCGTGATTGTAGTGGATGAGACGGTTGATCCATTCAACCTTCCACAAGTCATGTGGGCGCTGTCGACCAAGATGCACCCAGCTCACGACGTCATCATCTTGCCGGACATGTCCGTTTTACCACTCGATCCCGGCTCCAACCCAGCCGGCATCTCCCACAAGATGATTCTCGACGCGACGACACCGGTGGCCCCAGAGACACGCGGCCACTACTCGCAACCGCTCGACGCACCATTGGCAACGGAGAAGTGGGAGAAAATTTTCCAAGATCTGCTCAGCAATCAATAA
- a CDS encoding non-oxidative hydroxyarylic acid decarboxylases subunit D yields MTTCPRCDSTKAEAVAKSPVQGAWTVYSCPVCFYTWRSTEADKFTDPSKYEPSFKVNQADIPNAIQVPTVPPRINR; encoded by the coding sequence ATGACAACTTGCCCACGCTGTGATTCAACCAAAGCCGAAGCGGTCGCAAAGTCTCCGGTCCAGGGCGCTTGGACGGTCTACTCTTGTCCGGTCTGTTTTTACACGTGGCGTTCCACGGAAGCCGATAAATTTACCGACCCGAGCAAATACGAACCGAGCTTCAAGGTCAATCAGGCGGATATTCCGAACGCCATCCAGGTGCCGACTGTTCCACCGCGGATAAACCGCTGA
- a CDS encoding pyridoxamine 5'-phosphate oxidase family protein encodes MFGNLRELPDSLLTFFSGDDLSQKQHDAMMLLTVTDDLWPHAAMVSVGEVVAVDSTHMRLAMWPSTSTTHNLEQRGQATLVLVHDAKAYYIRLRVEPLASNPNARHNLRRFAATIEGIREDVAKYADLTSGIRIELKDPASVLARWQDTIEDTLEG; translated from the coding sequence ATGTTCGGGAATCTGCGCGAACTTCCTGACAGCCTACTGACGTTCTTCAGTGGCGACGACCTGTCGCAAAAACAACACGACGCGATGATGTTATTGACGGTCACCGACGACCTTTGGCCGCATGCGGCCATGGTCAGTGTCGGGGAGGTCGTCGCCGTCGATAGCACACACATGCGACTCGCCATGTGGCCTAGTACGTCGACGACGCACAACCTCGAACAGCGAGGGCAAGCGACGCTCGTCCTCGTTCACGATGCAAAGGCGTACTACATTCGCCTCCGCGTCGAGCCACTGGCGTCGAATCCGAACGCCCGCCACAATCTGCGCCGCTTCGCGGCCACCATCGAGGGCATCCGTGAGGACGTGGCAAAATACGCCGACCTCACAAGCGGCATTCGCATAGAACTAAAGGATCCCGCGAGTGTTCTCGCCCGCTGGCAAGACACCATCGAGGACACGCTAGAGGGTTAG
- the recQ gene encoding DNA helicase RecQ has product MTQTDTRLYEARELLRKYYGYPDFRPGQIDIVESVLAGRDTVGIMPTGGGKSICYQIPALLFEGISIVISPLISLMKDQVDALSNVGIPATYINSSLTADEVYQRMRQAENGEFRLIYVSPERLEAGAFMAFINRLRPRMVAIDEAHCLSSWGHDFRPSYRAISPLLQQLDERPVIAALTATATPEVRKDIVELLHLHQPNVFVTGFDRENLSFSVVTGIDKRDYVLTYLERRPNEAGIIYASTRKEVDSLYEFLEKKRVPVSRYHAGLSDEQRSRNQDQFLYDETRIMVATNAFGMGIDKSNIRFVIHYNLPKNLESYYQEAGRAGRDGDPADCVLLFQPRDVQVQKFLIEQTDTAPDRRSLDYQKLQAMVDYCHTTHCLRGHILTYFGDEHPPHQCDNCSNCNGDFDKQDVTVAAQQIFSCVLRMRERFGVKLVAGVLRGSRDKRIQELNLDTLSTYGLMKGKSEKEVVGYIQTLIADGYLKLSDGQFPVVQLQSTAVPVLKGQASVVVRVPKRVKAAVQHDNGLFEVLRALRRDLSKRDGVPPYVIFSDSTLREMAAACPTDKSSMLAIRGVGEMKLNRYGAEFLAACRQFRAEGVAD; this is encoded by the coding sequence ATGACTCAGACTGACACGCGATTATATGAAGCAAGAGAATTGCTGCGAAAATATTATGGATATCCCGATTTCCGCCCTGGCCAAATTGACATTGTCGAGAGTGTTCTCGCAGGTAGAGATACGGTCGGCATTATGCCTACAGGTGGCGGAAAATCAATTTGTTACCAGATTCCGGCGCTTTTATTCGAAGGGATTTCGATTGTGATTTCTCCTTTGATTTCCCTGATGAAAGATCAGGTAGATGCGCTGTCGAACGTTGGCATCCCAGCGACCTATATCAACAGCAGCCTCACCGCTGACGAGGTTTACCAACGGATGAGACAGGCGGAGAACGGGGAGTTCCGACTCATTTACGTGTCGCCAGAACGTTTGGAGGCCGGCGCGTTCATGGCGTTTATCAACCGTTTGCGCCCGCGCATGGTGGCTATTGACGAGGCGCACTGCTTATCGAGTTGGGGCCATGATTTTCGGCCGAGTTATCGCGCGATTTCACCGCTTCTTCAGCAACTGGACGAGCGCCCTGTCATTGCGGCGCTGACCGCGACGGCGACGCCCGAAGTGCGCAAGGACATCGTCGAATTACTGCACCTTCATCAGCCCAATGTGTTTGTGACCGGCTTTGATAGGGAAAATCTTTCGTTTTCTGTCGTCACAGGGATCGATAAGCGCGATTACGTTCTTACCTATCTGGAACGTCGACCGAATGAAGCAGGAATTATTTATGCGTCAACGAGAAAAGAAGTCGATAGTCTCTATGAGTTTTTGGAGAAGAAACGGGTGCCGGTCAGCCGTTATCACGCGGGGCTAAGCGATGAACAGCGCAGTCGGAATCAAGACCAGTTTCTCTATGACGAAACGCGGATTATGGTGGCGACGAACGCATTTGGCATGGGTATTGACAAGTCGAATATCCGTTTTGTGATTCACTACAACCTGCCGAAAAACCTTGAGTCGTATTATCAAGAAGCCGGGAGGGCCGGGCGCGATGGGGATCCCGCTGACTGCGTGCTATTGTTCCAACCGCGCGATGTCCAGGTACAAAAGTTCCTCATTGAGCAGACGGACACGGCGCCGGATCGACGGTCACTCGATTATCAGAAACTGCAGGCGATGGTGGATTACTGCCACACGACACACTGCTTGCGCGGCCACATCCTGACGTATTTTGGCGACGAGCATCCCCCACATCAATGCGACAACTGCAGCAACTGTAACGGCGATTTCGACAAACAGGACGTCACTGTCGCAGCGCAGCAGATTTTTTCCTGCGTGCTTCGCATGCGGGAGCGCTTTGGCGTCAAACTGGTTGCGGGCGTGTTGCGGGGCTCCCGCGATAAGCGCATCCAGGAACTGAACCTCGATACGCTTTCCACGTACGGGCTGATGAAGGGGAAATCGGAGAAGGAGGTCGTCGGCTATATTCAGACACTGATTGCCGACGGTTATTTGAAGCTTTCAGACGGCCAATTCCCAGTCGTGCAACTTCAGTCGACCGCTGTACCGGTATTGAAAGGGCAGGCGAGTGTCGTCGTTCGTGTGCCGAAGCGCGTCAAGGCGGCTGTACAGCATGATAACGGTTTGTTTGAAGTGTTGCGGGCGTTGCGCAGAGACCTTTCGAAGCGCGATGGCGTGCCGCCGTACGTGATTTTCTCCGACAGCACGTTGCGTGAAATGGCGGCAGCTTGTCCAACGGACAAGTCGTCGATGCTGGCGATTCGCGGCGTCGGAGAAATGAAATTGAACCGCTATGGCGCGGAATTTTTGGCCGCTTGCCGGCAGTTTCGCGCCGAGGGTGTCGCAGACTGA
- a CDS encoding nitroreductase family protein yields the protein MAKDFYEALRQRRSYYGISDESPISDERIQEIVEEAVKHTPSSFNSQSTRIVLLLGKEHQKLWDITTDVLRAVVPEGQFAPTQQKMDSFRAGHGTVLYFEDLSVVEDLQRQFPLYQENFPVWAQHTNAMHQFVIWTALEIEGLGASLQHYNPLIDERVKSNWNLPEKWQLVAQMPFGKPTSDPGDKDFKPLDARLKVFR from the coding sequence ATGGCCAAGGATTTTTACGAGGCGCTTCGCCAACGGCGTTCCTATTATGGGATTAGCGATGAATCTCCGATTTCGGACGAGCGTATACAGGAAATCGTCGAGGAAGCCGTGAAACACACACCGTCCTCGTTTAACTCCCAGAGTACGCGTATTGTCCTGTTGCTCGGCAAAGAGCACCAAAAGCTTTGGGATATCACGACGGATGTGCTGCGCGCCGTGGTCCCTGAGGGACAGTTTGCCCCTACTCAGCAAAAGATGGACAGTTTCCGCGCTGGGCATGGGACGGTGCTGTACTTCGAAGATTTGTCCGTGGTTGAGGATTTGCAGCGTCAATTCCCGCTCTATCAAGAAAACTTCCCGGTCTGGGCCCAACACACGAATGCGATGCATCAGTTTGTCATCTGGACTGCTTTGGAGATTGAGGGACTCGGCGCAAGTCTACAGCACTATAATCCGCTCATTGACGAGCGTGTGAAAAGCAATTGGAATTTGCCTGAAAAGTGGCAACTGGTCGCGCAAATGCCGTTTGGGAAACCGACTTCCGATCCCGGCGACAAAGATTTCAAACCCCTCGACGCGCGGCTCAAAGTCTTCCGCTAA
- a CDS encoding Zn-dependent hydrolase, whose product MVNQERLWRRLMALGEVGKQASGGITRLAFTREEREAKDLVSKWMQEAGLEVREDAVGNLIGRKEGVHPEAAVVLAGSHIDSVFHGGNFDGPLGVLAAVEALQCMGEAGIQPERPIEVVAFTDEEGARFRFGMTGSRGLAGNLRIEELEAQDDAGVSIAEAMRACGFNPARIGEAARPKGSVHAYVEVHIEQGKVLEQTGLQVGVVTGLAGPLWLKFTVTGTAGHAGTTPMALRSDALTGAAEIILEIEQAAARETRTVGTVGQLTVYPGGVNIIPGRVEFTLDLRDVDASTRRAVADEICRNAEQICANRGLTLSVETLQDIAPLACAKEIQDAIYDACETVGIKTMPVVSGAGHDCMQLQDLCPVGMIFVRSKDGISHHPDEWSAPEDCAAGASVLYHTLLKLAHLG is encoded by the coding sequence GTGGTGAACCAGGAAAGGTTATGGCGTCGGTTGATGGCACTCGGCGAGGTTGGCAAGCAGGCGTCGGGTGGCATTACGCGCTTGGCGTTTACACGGGAAGAGCGCGAGGCAAAAGACTTGGTGAGCAAGTGGATGCAAGAGGCGGGACTGGAAGTTCGCGAGGACGCCGTGGGCAACCTCATTGGTCGCAAGGAGGGAGTCCATCCGGAGGCGGCGGTGGTACTGGCGGGATCGCATATTGATTCGGTGTTTCACGGTGGCAACTTCGATGGCCCACTGGGCGTCTTGGCGGCAGTTGAGGCACTCCAGTGCATGGGGGAAGCGGGGATTCAACCGGAGCGACCGATTGAAGTGGTGGCATTTACGGATGAGGAAGGTGCGCGTTTTCGCTTTGGCATGACGGGCAGCCGCGGATTGGCAGGCAACCTGCGCATAGAGGAATTGGAGGCGCAGGACGATGCTGGCGTCAGCATTGCTGAGGCGATGCGCGCGTGCGGATTCAATCCGGCGCGAATTGGCGAGGCTGCGCGCCCGAAAGGGTCTGTCCACGCTTACGTCGAGGTCCATATTGAGCAAGGAAAGGTATTGGAGCAGACCGGTTTGCAAGTGGGCGTTGTGACGGGACTTGCTGGACCGCTCTGGCTGAAATTCACCGTGACGGGGACGGCTGGCCACGCAGGGACAACCCCCATGGCGCTGCGGAGCGACGCTTTGACTGGCGCAGCAGAGATAATATTAGAAATTGAGCAGGCGGCTGCGCGAGAAACGCGAACGGTTGGTACGGTGGGACAATTGACGGTGTATCCTGGCGGCGTGAACATCATTCCTGGGCGGGTCGAATTTACGCTCGATCTCCGCGACGTCGACGCCTCCACCCGCCGCGCTGTGGCGGATGAGATTTGTCGCAACGCCGAGCAGATCTGCGCAAATCGCGGGTTGACGCTCAGCGTTGAGACGTTGCAGGATATTGCGCCACTGGCATGTGCAAAGGAGATTCAAGACGCGATTTACGACGCGTGCGAAACAGTAGGCATTAAGACGATGCCGGTGGTCAGTGGGGCGGGTCACGACTGCATGCAGTTGCAGGATTTGTGTCCTGTGGGCATGATTTTCGTGCGATCGAAGGATGGAATCAGCCATCACCCCGACGAATGGAGCGCGCCGGAGGACTGCGCGGCGGGCGCCAGTGTGCTGTATCACACGTTGTTGAAGTTGGCGCATTTGGGATAA
- a CDS encoding AMP-binding protein → MSFQRHAIYLVNNTIYTRFDKFLRHVPIGVPIFVNATLEARYREALKGRTYTVLSSGNLFSFRALLGAIAKGQPVLVALDVDQAGFQIIGRIAMRANVPIVPVHVLGDKFFAAEEIVADQWVSVLNQIQSFLLDSYLGTGRDMQMNLFNELLEAAKYYGEDWLIAKDMSGRVTYRDVLLNTYVLSQRLQKITRGAQHIGVFLPNSIGNLVTLFSLFYLGKTPVMLNYSAGVQTISDACDTAQVSVVLTSREFIEKGQLEAVAQALTAKCRVFYLEDVRQSISMMDKITGFLQFRRRRRARAVDQRLVLFTSGSEYRPRGIVLSHENIFANVQQTRSVIDFGTVDKMLNAMPMFHSFGLTAGAILPLLCGVQTYLYPSPLHFKRIPELAGEEQSTILFGTSSFLEKYGQYASEDDFRSLRYAVVGAERLNAEVESYWLNKFGLQIMQGYGATETSPIMCLDTPLNHKKDSVGRFLPGIRYRLEPVQGIDTGGKLLIQGPNLMVGYLTHNEGYTQQEGWYDTGDVVTVDEDGFVTIIGRLKRFAKIAGEMISLNLIEQLAAQCYGLADFAAVNLPDERRGEKIILATTATDLTLAPFQQFIDAHGYSRLHIPSKIVHLEVPLLGSGKTDYVTLKQWIEARLSDG, encoded by the coding sequence GTGAGTTTTCAACGACACGCGATTTATTTGGTGAACAATACCATCTATACGCGTTTTGATAAGTTCCTTCGGCACGTGCCGATTGGCGTCCCTATTTTTGTCAATGCGACGCTCGAAGCGCGCTACCGAGAGGCACTCAAGGGGCGCACGTACACCGTTCTCTCGTCTGGGAACCTGTTCTCGTTTCGGGCCTTGTTGGGTGCTATCGCAAAGGGTCAACCTGTGCTTGTTGCACTTGATGTCGATCAAGCTGGCTTCCAAATCATTGGCCGGATTGCCATGAGGGCGAACGTCCCGATTGTACCGGTACATGTGTTGGGGGATAAGTTTTTCGCCGCAGAGGAGATTGTCGCGGACCAGTGGGTGTCTGTCTTGAATCAAATTCAGTCGTTTTTGCTGGACAGCTATCTGGGGACGGGCCGCGACATGCAGATGAACTTGTTTAATGAGTTGCTGGAGGCGGCCAAATATTACGGTGAGGATTGGCTGATTGCCAAGGACATGTCTGGGCGCGTGACGTATCGCGACGTCTTGCTCAACACCTACGTGTTGAGTCAGCGACTGCAAAAGATCACCCGGGGCGCGCAACACATCGGCGTCTTCTTGCCGAATTCGATTGGCAACTTAGTGACGTTGTTCTCCTTGTTTTACTTGGGGAAAACGCCTGTCATGTTAAATTACTCCGCTGGTGTACAAACGATTTCAGACGCGTGTGACACGGCGCAGGTCTCCGTTGTGCTGACTTCGCGGGAATTTATCGAAAAAGGGCAGCTCGAGGCGGTCGCCCAGGCGCTCACCGCGAAGTGTCGCGTTTTTTATTTGGAGGATGTGCGCCAATCTATCTCGATGATGGATAAGATCACAGGGTTTCTTCAGTTTCGGCGTCGGCGTCGGGCGCGGGCAGTCGACCAGAGGTTGGTTCTGTTCACGTCTGGCAGTGAGTACCGCCCGCGGGGCATCGTCTTGTCGCACGAAAACATTTTTGCGAACGTGCAACAAACGCGATCCGTCATCGATTTTGGCACGGTCGACAAGATGCTCAATGCCATGCCTATGTTCCACAGTTTTGGGCTGACAGCCGGCGCTATCTTGCCACTGCTGTGCGGTGTACAAACGTATTTGTATCCCTCTCCGCTGCATTTCAAGCGGATTCCGGAGTTGGCGGGCGAGGAGCAATCCACCATTTTGTTTGGCACCTCCTCGTTTCTTGAAAAGTACGGCCAATATGCGAGTGAAGACGATTTTCGATCGCTACGGTACGCCGTGGTCGGTGCAGAACGTCTGAATGCGGAAGTGGAAAGTTATTGGCTGAACAAGTTTGGACTGCAGATTATGCAAGGCTATGGGGCTACGGAGACGTCCCCGATTATGTGTCTCGATACGCCGCTGAACCACAAAAAGGATAGCGTCGGTCGATTTTTGCCAGGCATTCGCTACCGTCTCGAACCTGTGCAGGGCATTGATACGGGTGGCAAGTTGCTGATACAGGGGCCAAATTTGATGGTGGGCTATCTCACGCACAACGAGGGGTATACCCAACAGGAAGGTTGGTATGACACGGGGGATGTGGTGACGGTCGACGAGGATGGGTTTGTCACCATTATTGGCCGACTCAAACGCTTTGCGAAAATCGCTGGCGAGATGATTTCACTGAATCTCATTGAACAGCTCGCCGCACAGTGCTACGGGCTGGCCGATTTTGCAGCCGTCAACCTCCCTGATGAGCGACGGGGTGAAAAAATCATCTTGGCCACGACCGCAACCGATCTCACTTTGGCACCTTTTCAGCAATTTATTGACGCGCATGGGTACTCTCGGCTCCACATTCCAAGTAAAATTGTCCATTTAGAGGTTCCGTTGTTGGGTAGCGGCAAGACGGACTACGTCACGCTCAAACAGTGGATTGAGGCGCGGTTGTCAGACGGGTAG
- a CDS encoding glycosyl hydrolase family 18 protein, which produces MFIYTVQPGDSVFHIAAKFQVSMSALSTANGVANTPLIPGESLFIPSSVYIVQPGDSLYTLSQMSFTSESALRAANRLPSDNLTPGMRLYIPPRPKYPIEGLSYLVPTTPSQDQSMANLFATYNAYYGIFEYHFYANGDLSTLDDSVFVAAARNNHVAPLATITNLTAQGFSGSLASQVLNSPSARQRLINNILYLRTSHQFAGVNVDFEEVLEGDRDAYTGFLHQLKQALSPRGYYTSVALPPKTSDNVPWLRGYDYGGIGSVVDFAFIMAYDFHEAHTQPGPVAPITGVTQTIEYTLQYMRANKIILGVPRYGYDWILDANGTATSASAVSVSSAVQTARQYQVPIQFSTQDQQPYFRYQDTSGRSHVVWFEDARARAAKFQLVVNYRLRGVGAWQLQFEFPQAIPLIQEFFTPKKII; this is translated from the coding sequence GTGTTCATCTACACTGTACAACCAGGGGACTCCGTGTTTCACATCGCGGCAAAATTTCAGGTCTCGATGAGCGCGCTCAGCACGGCGAATGGTGTCGCCAATACACCGCTCATTCCAGGCGAATCCTTGTTTATTCCGTCGTCGGTGTACATCGTGCAGCCCGGCGACTCCTTATACACCTTGTCGCAAATGAGTTTCACCTCAGAATCCGCACTCCGCGCGGCAAACCGTTTGCCTTCCGATAACCTGACGCCGGGCATGCGCCTGTACATCCCGCCGCGGCCGAAGTATCCCATCGAGGGCCTCAGCTATCTCGTGCCAACCACTCCGTCACAGGATCAATCCATGGCGAACCTCTTCGCGACATACAACGCGTACTACGGCATCTTTGAGTACCACTTTTACGCCAATGGCGATTTAAGCACGCTCGATGACAGCGTTTTTGTGGCCGCCGCGCGAAATAACCATGTCGCGCCTTTGGCCACCATCACGAACCTTACCGCGCAAGGGTTTAGCGGATCGCTCGCGAGTCAAGTCCTCAACTCCCCGAGCGCTCGCCAACGCCTCATCAACAACATCCTGTACCTGAGGACTTCACACCAATTTGCGGGCGTCAATGTGGATTTCGAGGAGGTATTAGAGGGGGATCGCGATGCATACACGGGCTTCCTCCACCAACTGAAACAAGCGCTGAGTCCGCGCGGTTACTACACCTCTGTCGCCTTGCCGCCAAAGACCAGCGACAACGTACCATGGCTGCGCGGGTACGACTACGGCGGCATCGGCAGCGTCGTTGATTTCGCCTTCATCATGGCCTACGATTTCCACGAAGCGCACACACAACCTGGGCCGGTCGCGCCGATCACTGGCGTCACCCAGACCATCGAGTACACGCTCCAATACATGCGCGCGAACAAAATCATCCTCGGTGTGCCACGCTACGGCTACGACTGGATTCTCGACGCAAACGGAACGGCCACATCCGCATCAGCGGTCTCGGTGTCCTCAGCGGTTCAAACCGCGCGGCAGTACCAAGTGCCCATCCAATTCTCTACCCAGGACCAGCAGCCCTACTTCCGCTATCAAGATACAAGTGGCCGCTCACACGTCGTCTGGTTCGAAGACGCCCGCGCTCGGGCAGCCAAGTTCCAACTGGTCGTCAACTACCGCCTGCGCGGCGTCGGCGCCTGGCAGCTTCAATTTGAATTTCCGCAAGCGATTCCCCTGATTCAGGAATTCTTCACGCCGAAAAAGATCATTTAA